A region from the Acyrthosiphon pisum isolate AL4f chromosome A1, pea_aphid_22Mar2018_4r6ur, whole genome shotgun sequence genome encodes:
- the Rnf13 gene encoding ring finger protein 13 isoform X2: MVKKAMAFIALIAFVTTVKCEITIYNSDQQQLELQFSDAQSDFGGEIPSEGLKGYILPANPEDGCTKIESPPKSGSWFALIKRGNCNFGVKVRNAQNSNYTLAIVFNVNSSTIVPMHGENSSDIVIPSVFVGDNTGLMLRDYYDYTNKFYVIVDNNQSPFDINLNLLLPFAVIVALIKWIKDRRRAFRHRLPASILRKIPISTFVKGDPYDTCAICLDDYMDGDKLRILPCAHAYHCKCIDPWLTRNRRFCPICKRRVYGNNEDLHAVAYSSDTDSDEQPNDRTPLVAPTINNSNTLGVGTFRSFRGRVFTRGRSANTVEVHAPVLPSINVANADYDTVSSQTDSSDSMLSDYVNMYDPPPARLAVSSSLSNSEISLAPELMNNTEPSRSNMQNHIV, translated from the exons atgGTTAAAAAGGCAATGGCATTTATTGCCTTAATAGCCTTTGTGACTACAGTAAAATGTGAAATTACCATATATAATAGTGACCAACAACAGCTTGAATTACAGTTTTCAGATGCGCAATCTGATTTTGGAGGAGAAATACCTTCAGAAGGCCTTaaa ggTTATATTTTGCCTGCTAACCCTGAAGATGGTTGTACTAAAATTGAATCTCCGCCCAAAAGTGGAAGTTGGTTTGCCTTAATTAAGAGAGgaaattgtaattttggcgTAAAAGTGAGGAATGCTCAAAATAGCAACTATACCCTAGCCATTGTATTCAATGTCAACTCTAGTACGATTg tgCCAATGCATGGTGAAAATTCAAGTGATATAGTGATTCCGTCAGTTTTTGTTGGTGATAACACAGGGCTTATGTTGAGAGACTACTATGATTATACCAACAa attttatgtgaTTGTAGACAACAATCAATCCCCATTTGATATAAACCTGAATTTGTTGTTGCCATTTGCTGTGATTGTTGCG TTAATTAAATGGATTAAAGATCGAAGACGAGCATTTAGACATCGATTACCTGCATCTATTCTTCGTAAAATTCCAATCTCTACATTTGTAAAAGGTGATCCATATGATACTTGTGCCATATGTTTAGATGATTATATGGATGGAGACAAACTAAGAATTTTGCCTTGTGCTCatg CTTATCACTGTAAATGTATCGATCCATGGTTAACTCGAAACCGACGATTTTGCCCTATCTGTAAACGTCGTGTTTATGGTAATAACGAAGATCTACATGCTGTGGCATATTCTTCAGATACCGATAGTGATGAGCAGCCCAATGATAGGACTCCATTAGTTGCacctactataaataattcaaatacattGGGTGTTGGTACATTCCGTAGTTTCAGA GGACGTGTATTTACTCGTGGTAGATCTGCTAACACTGTTGAAGTGCATGCTCCAGTTTTACCGTCAATAAATGTAGCTAACGCAGACTATGATACAGTTTCATCTCAAACAGATTCGTCAGACTCAATGTTATCagattatgtaaatatgtatgatCCACCACCAGCCCGCCTAGCGGTTTCATCATCCTTGTCAA ATTCAGAGATTAGTTTGGCTCCAGAACTGATGAACAACACAGAACCAAGTAGatcaaatatgcaaaatcatATTGTTTAA
- the LOC100161310 gene encoding proton-coupled folate transporter, with protein sequence MTIYVPKLKSFKTLRCAVTVEPMLFLYFVANVLSNNVGTNMLLHKGCNPNATMAPDLYVSPDCLLENGAQHGVSSINVWKHMIQELLSLVFIMFAGPWSDRHGRRRRPLMFVPVIGQMTCDAFNLLSAVFWNQLSPTVTGITQSLILSVTGSQHCFFIGMFAYLADITDTSNRTMRIGFASAVLPLAATLGALSGGYLNVKLGFATVFALNVGLNAIALCLGLLFIYDTSEPYKVTGSLYRNTFDPNIVVQSCKTVFVKRDNHKRFILLLMIVASPLTGAPFVGEIGLMYLYLRKQFGFKEINFSLFSAYTMGIMLFGSLFSLGILSRYLKMNDAMIGLIATFFDIATAVGFLLVTKLQYLLFVPPLELFRGAALALCGAIASKCVESHELGSMNAVRMAMDNLSKSAILPLYNVVYNRTLESMPSAFFIISICLTVPLIGCFAITYYLTRNQVSPVKPIQKNNLEDTSNDLNANTTTNTNEMKSDNVEGLVHM encoded by the exons ATGACAATATACGTGCCGAAACTCAAATCGTTCAAAACGCTGCGTTGCGCAGTGACGGTGGAGCCCATGCTGTTCTTGTACTTCGTGGCCAACGTACTGTCAAACAACGTGGGAACAAACATGCTGTTACATAAAGGGTGCAACCCGAACGCGACCATGGCACCGGACCTGTACGTGTCGCCGGACTGTCTTCTGGAGAACGGCGCGCAGCACGGCGTCTCGTCCATCAACGTGTGGAAACACATGATTCAAGAACTGCTGTCGCTGGTGTTCATCATGTTCGCGGGCCCGTGGAGCGACCGGCACGGCCGCCGTCGCCGGCCGCTGATGTTCGTGCCGGTGATCGGACAGATGACCTGCGACGCGTTCAACCTACTGTCCGCCGTGTTCTGGAACCAGCTGTCGCCCACCGTCACCGGTATCACGCAGTCGCTCATCCTGTCCGTCACCGGGTCGCAGCACTGCTTCTTTATCGGCATGTTCGCGTACCTGGCTGACATCACCGACACGTCCAACCGGACCATGCGCATCGGGTTCGCGTCGGCCGTCCTGCCGCTGGCCGCCACCTTGGGCGCGCTGTCCGGTGGTTACCTGAACGTCAAACTCGGGTTCGCCACCGTGTTTGCCTTGAACGTGGGCCTAAACGCGATCGCCCTGTGCTTGGGCCTGCTGTTCATTTACGACACATCCGAACCGTACAAGGTGACTGGTTCGCTGTACAGGAACACGTTCGACCCAAATATCGTCGTCCAGAGCTGCAAGACCGTATTCGTCAAGCGTGACAACCACAAGCGCTTTATACTCTTGCTTATGATCGTCGCCTCGCCGTTGACCGGTGCTCCTTTTGTGG GTGAAATAGGTCTAATGTACTTGTATTTGAGAAAGCAGTTTGGCttcaaagaaattaattttagtttattcagTGCGTACACAATGGGAATTATGCTATTTG gaTCATTATTTTCTCTTGGAATTTTGAGTCGATACCTTAAAATGAACGATGCAATGATCGGCCTGATTGCTACTTTCTTCGATATTGCAACTGCTGTCGGATTTCTATTAGTTACTAAactgcaatatttattatttg tacctccATTAGAACTGTTTCGTGGTGCGGCATTAGCTCTCTGTGGTGCCATAGCTTCGAAATGCGTGGAATCTCATGAACtag GATCTATGAATGCCGTGAGAATGGCCATGGACAATTTATCAAAAAGTGCAATCTTACCATTGTATAATGTAGTGTACAACAGAACGCTGGAGTCTATGCCTAGTGCCTTTTTCATCATCAGCATATGTTTAACCGTTCCGTTAATCGGATGTTTTGC cATTACTTATTACTTGACCCGAAATCAAGTGTCACCGGTTAAACCaatccagaaaaataatttggaagATACATCAAATGATCTCAACGctaatactactactaatacCAATGAGATGAAATCCGACAATGTTGAAGGACTTGTACATATGTAA
- the Rnf13 gene encoding ring finger protein 13 precursor, with amino-acid sequence MVKKAMAFIALIAFVTTVKCEITIYNSDQQQLELQFSDAQSDFGGEIPSEGLKGYILPANPEDGCTKIESPPKSGSWFALIKRGNCNFGVKVRNAQNSNYTLAIVFNVNSSTIVPMHGENSSDIVIPSVFVGDNTGLMLRDYYDYTNKFYVIVDNNQSPFDINLNLLLPFAVIVAVCFFAMLGFMLIKWIKDRRRAFRHRLPASILRKIPISTFVKGDPYDTCAICLDDYMDGDKLRILPCAHAYHCKCIDPWLTRNRRFCPICKRRVYGNNEDLHAVAYSSDTDSDEQPNDRTPLVAPTINNSNTLGVGTFRSFRGRVFTRGRSANTVEVHAPVLPSINVANADYDTVSSQTDSSDSMLSDYVNMYDPPPARLAVSSSLSNSEISLAPELMNNTEPSRSNMQNHIV; translated from the exons atgGTTAAAAAGGCAATGGCATTTATTGCCTTAATAGCCTTTGTGACTACAGTAAAATGTGAAATTACCATATATAATAGTGACCAACAACAGCTTGAATTACAGTTTTCAGATGCGCAATCTGATTTTGGAGGAGAAATACCTTCAGAAGGCCTTaaa ggTTATATTTTGCCTGCTAACCCTGAAGATGGTTGTACTAAAATTGAATCTCCGCCCAAAAGTGGAAGTTGGTTTGCCTTAATTAAGAGAGgaaattgtaattttggcgTAAAAGTGAGGAATGCTCAAAATAGCAACTATACCCTAGCCATTGTATTCAATGTCAACTCTAGTACGATTg tgCCAATGCATGGTGAAAATTCAAGTGATATAGTGATTCCGTCAGTTTTTGTTGGTGATAACACAGGGCTTATGTTGAGAGACTACTATGATTATACCAACAa attttatgtgaTTGTAGACAACAATCAATCCCCATTTGATATAAACCTGAATTTGTTGTTGCCATTTGCTGTGATTGTTGCGGTATGTTTCTTCGCAATGCTTGGGTttatg TTAATTAAATGGATTAAAGATCGAAGACGAGCATTTAGACATCGATTACCTGCATCTATTCTTCGTAAAATTCCAATCTCTACATTTGTAAAAGGTGATCCATATGATACTTGTGCCATATGTTTAGATGATTATATGGATGGAGACAAACTAAGAATTTTGCCTTGTGCTCatg CTTATCACTGTAAATGTATCGATCCATGGTTAACTCGAAACCGACGATTTTGCCCTATCTGTAAACGTCGTGTTTATGGTAATAACGAAGATCTACATGCTGTGGCATATTCTTCAGATACCGATAGTGATGAGCAGCCCAATGATAGGACTCCATTAGTTGCacctactataaataattcaaatacattGGGTGTTGGTACATTCCGTAGTTTCAGA GGACGTGTATTTACTCGTGGTAGATCTGCTAACACTGTTGAAGTGCATGCTCCAGTTTTACCGTCAATAAATGTAGCTAACGCAGACTATGATACAGTTTCATCTCAAACAGATTCGTCAGACTCAATGTTATCagattatgtaaatatgtatgatCCACCACCAGCCCGCCTAGCGGTTTCATCATCCTTGTCAA ATTCAGAGATTAGTTTGGCTCCAGAACTGATGAACAACACAGAACCAAGTAGatcaaatatgcaaaatcatATTGTTTAA